The DNA region CTTCGCCCAGACGACGGTGATGTCGGAGAAGGTCGCGTTTCCGATCCAGCGCTTGGAGCCGTTCAGGGTCCAGGTGTCGCCGTCGCGCGTTGCCGTTGTGCGCAGGCCCTGGGCGCTGTCGCTTCCGGAGAGCGGCTCGGTCAGGGCGAAGGCGCCGATGACCTCGCCGCTGGCGAGCTTCGGGATCCATTCGTCCTTCTGCTCCTGCGAGCCGCCGACCGAGATCGCACCCGTGGTGAGGCCGTTCTGCACGCCGACGAAGGTGGCGACGGATGCATCGATGCGGGCGAGTTCGAGGGCGACGAAGCCGCGGAACACCGCTGAGTTCTCGAACGGCTTCGTCTCGGCCCAGCCGAAGCGGAAGGTGTTCAGCTCGGCCAGCGGCTTCACGATCTGCATGGGGAACTCCGCACGGTTCCAGTAGTCGCCGACGATGGGCCTCACCTCGGTCTCGAGGTAGGAGCGGATGGCGCCGAGCGCCTCCTGCTCCTGCGGGCTCAGAAGGCTCTCGTAGCTGTAGAAGTCGCTGGCGAGGATGTCGAACGTCATGTCTGCTCCAGTGCATACGGCGACCCCCGCGGGACGGGGGTCTGGAATCCTCGGGCCACGATACGCCCGGCATCCGGGCGTCCAAACCCGTTGGTAGTTTTGAGGCAATCGCCATCGACAAGGACGCAGCATGTTTGTAGCCATCAGCAACACCCCGCGCGATTACGCCTGGGGCTCGACGTCGGCCATCGCCGGCCTGCTCGGGACTCCGGCATCGGGTGGGCCGGAGGCTGAGCTGTGGCTCGGCGCCCACTCCGGTTCGCCGAGTCGCATCGACGACCCGGCGCAGACCGGGGGAGCCGACGACCTGGCCGACTGGATCGAGACGGATGCCGCCACTGCCCTGGGTACCGAGAACGTTGCCAGGCACGGAGCCAGGCTGCCGTTCCTGCTGAAGGTGCTCGCCGCCGGAGGACCGCTGTCGCTGCAGGCGCATCCGTCGCCCGAGCAGGCGCAGGCCGGATTCGCGCGGGAGAATGCGGCGGGGATCCCGCTCGATTCCCCGGAGCGCAACTACAAGGACGCCTTCCACAAGCCAGAGCTCGTCGTGGCGGTGAGCCCGACGTTCGACGCCCTGTGCGGTTTCCGTCCGCTCGCAGAGGCACGCGACATCGTGAAGGAGCTCACCGTCCTCGGGTGGGCCGATGACCCAGACCCGACGGTCTTCGATCCGTTCTGGGAACGCCTCTCGGATGCCGATCCGCTGCGGAGCGCCGTGGAGTGGCTACTGCGTTCTGGGCGTGAGAGCGGCGCCGTCGACGCGCTCGTGCGCCGCGTGGTTCAGCTCGCCGGCTCCGCGCCCGAGACGAGCCGTTTCGCGGTGGAATACGCCACGGTGCGTTCCCTCGCCGAGAGCTATCCCGGCGACCCCGGCATCGTGCTCTCGCTCCTGCTCAACCGTGTGACGTTGCGGGCTGGCGAGGCGCTGTACCTGCCAGCAGGGAACATCCACGCCTACCTCTCCGGTCTCGGCATCGAGCTCATGGCGGCGTCGGACAACGTGCTGCGCGGAGGGCTCACTCCGAAGCACATCGATGTCGAAGAACTGCTCGACGTGCTCGATTTCACTCCCGTCGACGAGCCACAGCTCGCACCGGAGACGCCGTCGGCCGGAGTCCACGTCTTCAGGCCGGATGTGCCCGACTTCGTGCTCTACGACGTCGATGCGTCGGCCGGGACCTCGGCGTCGGTTCCCCTGTCGGGAGCGGCAATAGCGCTGTGCACCGAGGGAACCGTCGCGATCGACGGCGCCGGGTCATCCGTCACGATCGGGCGCGGTGACGCGGTGTACGTCACCCCCGACGAGGGAACGCTGACCGTGACCGGAGCCGGACGGGTCTACCTCGCGACAGTCGGGGCCTAGCCACCGCCCTCGAGAGACGCCAGGTCGAGCTTGGCCGCGAGCTGCTGGGACAGGGCTCGTGAGTACGTAGCGGTCAGGTGGTCCCGGTCGCGGTAGACGAGGTAGGAGCCGATGACAGCCGGACACTTCTGGGGCCCGCAGACGTAGTCGTTCATGTCGACCCAGCCGATGCCATCGACGGTGCGCTCACGCTCTTGGAGTTCGAGGTCGATGGCGTCGTCCCGGTCGACGGCGCAGGCGTCGGCGTCGTCGAGGTGCGCCGACAGGCAGATCGAGGGGGTGGCCGCCTGGTGCGGGGTGTCGGTGATCCACTCGATCGGCACGGCGGGGAGGGCGGCGACGGTCTTCTCGAGCGCGGTCTGCCACTGCTCGGCGTATCCGGCCGCCGAGACGTCCGCCGGCCGATAGTGCTCCGAGTAGCTGGCGAGGACGATGAGCGCCGGAGGATCGGCGTTCAGTCGCTCGATCACGTCGTGACGCCAGCGGTCGCATTGCGGATAGGGCTCGACGTTCTCGGGATCGACGAGCACCGACGGGCAGTCGCTCTTGGTGTCAGTCTCGAGCAGGACGGTCCCGGCCTCGGCCAGGGGCAGCAGCGCCGGGAACCACTGGGCGCCGTGCGAATCCCCGAACAGCACGACCCTCGGCGCAGCAGGATCGCTGCCGAAGGTGCAGGCGTCGGCATCGGTGCTCGGGATGTCCCGGTGGCAGCCGTCGTCGTAGATCGCCGGGTTGTCATCCGAGGTCAGGCGCAGCGCTGGGCTGATGTTCGAGGCGACGAATTCCGTGCCGACCGGGTGCATCCGTGGCGCGCTCACCGGGGCGGCTGTTCCGGAATCCAGGCGCTGTGCCGAGCTCGCCTGGGCAGCCGTGGCCGAGAACACCACGACGACGACGGATGCCGCTCCTGCGAGCAGCAGGCTGCGACGAGGCCTGGCCCTCGCCAGCGCCGGCGGGTTGCGGAACGGGGTCTCGACGAAGCGGTAGAGCAGAGCTCCGAGGGGAACGCTCGCCGCTCCGAGAGCCAGCAGCGCCCACGACGGCACGGGCGCCGAGGGCGGGGCCGCCTGCTGCGGGATGACGATGAGCGGCCAGTGCACGAGGTAGACCGAGTAGGAGATGAGGCCGAGCATCTGCAGCGGCTTCGCACTCAGAGCGCGACCGGGCGACCAGGATGTCGCGACGTCGCCGCCGGCGATCATGAGCACCGCGCCGAGCACCGGGAGCAGGGCGGCGTAGCCGGGGAACAGCGTGGTCTCGTCGAAGATCAGCGAGGCGCAGATGATGGCGGCAAGGCCGAGCCACGCGGCGACCCCGGCTGCGCGCGAGCGCACCCAAGCCGGATCCGTGCGCATCACCATGGCCAGCAGTCCGCCGGCGCCCAGCTCCCAGGCGCGCGTCGGCAGGGAGAAGAAGGCCCATGGCGGGTTCGCGACGGTGAGGATGAGACCACCGAGGAACGACGCCGCGACGATCACGGCGATCACGACGAAGAGGCCGCGGGTCGAGCGACGGCACAGGGTGAAGCCCACCCAGAGCAGTGCCGGCCAGATCAGGTAGAACTGCTCCTCGACCCCGAGCGACCAGTAGTGCTGGAAGACCGAGGGAGCGGTCTCGGCCAGGTAGTCCGTCCCCTGCACGGCGAACAGGATGTTCGGCACGTAGAGCGCTGTGGCGATGGCCCCCGTGAACACCTGACGCAGCATGAGCGGCGGCACCCAGAGGATCGACGCCAGAACCGTGAGCGCGACGACCACGAGCGATGCCGGCAGGATGCGCCGGGCCCGCCTGGCGTAGAAGTCGGCGAAACGGATGCCGCCGTCGCCGGTGAGCGAACCCAACAGATGCGTGGTGATGAGGAATCCCGAAATGACGAAGAACACGTCGACGCCCACGTAACCGCCGGGCAGCCATGGCACGCCGCAGTGGAACAGAACCACGATGCCCACAGCCAGGGCACGCATGCCCTGGATGTCAGTGCGCTGCCCCCGACCCGCCATGCCCCAACGCTAGGGAGTCGGTGTTTCCTCCCCGTGTCCGTCGCGTGAGCATCCGGTGTCACCTGTTCGGGGGTCGGGCTGCGTTTCTGGAAAGCGAGGACTTCAGACGCGTGGACGGCTCTCGAAGCGCACAGGGGCCTGTCCCGGGCAGAAAGTCCTCGCTTTCCAGACCCCGGCGGGGGCTCCTTCACGCCGAGCGGACGGTGGTCGGCTCTCCTCAGGCGGGCCTGTGGCCCCTGCCGCATCCGGATGCGGTCCAGCATCGCGGGATGACGATCCAGCGGCACGAATCCGTCTCGTCCGACTCGGCCGGCCCCGCTCTCCGCGCGAGGTCGGACACCGGAGCAGGTTCTCCTCGGGTACGGGGGAGCAGGAGCGCCTCGCGGCCGATGCCCGGGTGCGCCATCGCCGGCGCGGGGGCTCCGTCGGTGGCGGGATCGGTTCGGGAAGACGGTCTCTTCGTGCCGAGGCGGGAGCTCCGCAGGCGCGGCTTCACGGATGGCGCGATCGATGCCGCTCTCTCCGAGCACCGGATCTTCCGTGTGAGGCAGGGGTGGTTCAGCGTGCCTGACGCCCCCGCCGCTGCAGTGGAGGCCGTGCGGATCGGCGGTCGTCTCACCGGCGAGGCCGCGCTCGAGACCTACGGGATCTGGGTCGACCCGGCGCATCGCGTCGAGATCGTGGTGCGTCCCAACGCCAACGAACTGCGCCGCCCGGGAGATCGCAGAGCGCGCAGGGTGGCGGCCGACCGTGGGCGGTGGCGCGTCTTCTGGTCGGATGTCGCGCCGTCCGGCGAGACCTGGTGGGTCACGATCGAGCAGGCGCTCGGCCATCTCCTCGCCACCGCCGACAGGCTCACCGCCATCCGCTGCATCGATTCGGCGCTGAATCGCGCGAAGAACGGCTCTCCCGGCATCGACGAGGCCGG from Leifsonia sp. Root1293 includes:
- the manA gene encoding mannose-6-phosphate isomerase, class I, producing MFVAISNTPRDYAWGSTSAIAGLLGTPASGGPEAELWLGAHSGSPSRIDDPAQTGGADDLADWIETDAATALGTENVARHGARLPFLLKVLAAGGPLSLQAHPSPEQAQAGFARENAAGIPLDSPERNYKDAFHKPELVVAVSPTFDALCGFRPLAEARDIVKELTVLGWADDPDPTVFDPFWERLSDADPLRSAVEWLLRSGRESGAVDALVRRVVQLAGSAPETSRFAVEYATVRSLAESYPGDPGIVLSLLLNRVTLRAGEALYLPAGNIHAYLSGLGIELMAASDNVLRGGLTPKHIDVEELLDVLDFTPVDEPQLAPETPSAGVHVFRPDVPDFVLYDVDASAGTSASVPLSGAAIALCTEGTVAIDGAGSSVTIGRGDAVYVTPDEGTLTVTGAGRVYLATVGA
- a CDS encoding acyltransferase family protein, translated to MAGRGQRTDIQGMRALAVGIVVLFHCGVPWLPGGYVGVDVFFVISGFLITTHLLGSLTGDGGIRFADFYARRARRILPASLVVVALTVLASILWVPPLMLRQVFTGAIATALYVPNILFAVQGTDYLAETAPSVFQHYWSLGVEEQFYLIWPALLWVGFTLCRRSTRGLFVVIAVIVAASFLGGLILTVANPPWAFFSLPTRAWELGAGGLLAMVMRTDPAWVRSRAAGVAAWLGLAAIICASLIFDETTLFPGYAALLPVLGAVLMIAGGDVATSWSPGRALSAKPLQMLGLISYSVYLVHWPLIVIPQQAAPPSAPVPSWALLALGAASVPLGALLYRFVETPFRNPPALARARPRRSLLLAGAASVVVVVFSATAAQASSAQRLDSGTAAPVSAPRMHPVGTEFVASNISPALRLTSDDNPAIYDDGCHRDIPSTDADACTFGSDPAAPRVVLFGDSHGAQWFPALLPLAEAGTVLLETDTKSDCPSVLVDPENVEPYPQCDRWRHDVIERLNADPPALIVLASYSEHYRPADVSAAGYAEQWQTALEKTVAALPAVPIEWITDTPHQAATPSICLSAHLDDADACAVDRDDAIDLELQERERTVDGIGWVDMNDYVCGPQKCPAVIGSYLVYRDRDHLTATYSRALSQQLAAKLDLASLEGGG